The following coding sequences are from one Mustela lutreola isolate mMusLut2 chromosome 5, mMusLut2.pri, whole genome shotgun sequence window:
- the GRXCR2 gene encoding glutaredoxin domain-containing cysteine-rich protein 2, which translates to MEDPEKKLNQKSDGKPRKVRFKISSSYSGRVLKQVFEDGQELESPKEEYPHSFLQESLEPVDGVYGSGEAPKPQPYSPKLTAQRISVFREGNAYSLAGSQPFFNDYKANDHKSPPIIDFGKIIIYTNNLKIIRTPMDKRDFMRKILQKEEEAEEESLVSKEEIYGDRDQNDGHLPDTESTFPHSQYPQEGELPEDNCFHCRGSGSATCSLCHGSKFSMLANRFKESYRALRCPACNENGLQPCQICNQ; encoded by the exons ATGGAGGACCCTGAGAAGAAGCTGAACCAGAAGAGTGATGGCAAACCACGGAAAGTACGATTTAAAATCTCTTCCTCCTACAGTGGCAGAGTGTTGAAGCAGGTCTTTGAGGATGGGCAGGAATTAGAGTCGCCAAAGGAGGAATACCCTCACAGTTTTCTCCAAGAGTCCCTTGAACCAGTGGATGGTGTTTACGGGTCTGGGGAAGCCCCCAAGCCCCAACCATATTCCCCTAAGCTGACTGCTCAAAGGATCAGCGTGTTTAGAGAGGGCAATGCCTACAGTTTGGCGGGCAGCCAGCCTTTCTTCAATGATTACAAGGCGAATGACCATAAG TCTCCACCTATTATAGATTTCGGAAAGATCATCATCTACACGAATAACTTGAAAATCATTCGAACCCCAATGGACAAGAGAGATTTCATGAGGAAAATTctccagaaggaagaagaggctgAGGAAGAGTCTCTGGTGAGCAAAGAAGAAATCTATGGAGACCGTGACCAGAACGACGGGCATTTGCCAGACACGGAAAGCACTTTCCCCCATAGCCAGTACCCACAG GAAGGGGAGCTTCCCGAGGACAACTGTTTTCACTGCCGAGGGTCAGGCAGTgccacctgctctctgtgccaCGGCAGCAAGTTCTCCATGCTGGCCAACAGATTTAAGGAGTCCTATCGGGCCCTGCGCTGTCCTGCCTGCAATGAGAATGGCCTGCAGCCTTGCCAGATTTGCAATCAATAG